Part of the Ficedula albicollis isolate OC2 chromosome 24, FicAlb1.5, whole genome shotgun sequence genome is shown below.
TCCCATGGCAGAGTATTTTCCATTGCTGGAAAGTTCCAGcccaattatttaaaaaaaaaaaaaaaaggcaaacagcTTTGGGGTAATATTCCAAGGCAAATCTCCAGACTCCACTGTTTAAGTCGCCCACTTTCTGTTGGATTTGAGGTCAGGAGAGGCACTTGGGGTGAGCACTGGCCCATGCCCAACAGCGTGGTATGAAGTCAGTATGTCCATCTGTGACTGCTGATCCCTTTCTGCAGTGGGTTCaagcactgctgaaggcctTGGGGCAGAAAGAGCCTGTGTTTGGTAAATCTATCTGTGAACTCTTTGGGTGCAAGATACTGCAGAAGTGTGAAGTGATTCAAcagttttattgcattttttttaaagcagctgcaGATTAGAGTGATTGTTGCTTGGATGGTGAATTCCTAAACaatggagaatggaaacatTGCTGCTTCTGGGGCAGGATTTTCTCCTAGAACTCATTCTGCTTTCCCAACATGCAGTGTTTGCTGCTCAGAGTaaacagccaggagcaggagaaacAAGAGTGTCTGATCAGGacaaaggtgtccctgtctgtgttCAGTTGTGTTTGTTGAAAGACAATGGTCACATTTTCAATGACACCATAAGGTGTCCCTAAAAATAGAGCTGGGGTGAGAGAGGCCAGGGCCAGAGCGACTGCAGAGTGCCTCAGGCACAGTCACTGCCTTGGAGGTGGAAGGATCAAATTGATTTATTCCAGGCTTTATTTGTTGTTGGTAGAGAAAATATCATTTGACTGTTCCAAATCATGGAAAACACCTACGAGCTCAATATTGTGGGTTGCATCCTTTGCACAGGGACTGGTCCTGCTCAAGGTCTTTAATGCaatgaaatacaagaaaaaccTGGGAGCTACCTGGACTGAATCCTCCCATCCTTCCTGTGCAGTGCAACTGTGCTGTAGGAGGTATTCCCAATCTTTTGGGAACTCCATATTCTCCAGTCCTTGTGCTATAGCAAGTTGTAAAAGCCTGAGTGATGCCTCAAACAACATTTTTCTAgtcttcatcttctttttctgtaaaaaaaaaaagcccacccAATCTCTGTCCTCATCACAGTTTTGTTTCTCCACTGTTTTCTTTATAGGTCTGGAGTCATTATATTTAATGCAGCTGTGAACTTGTGTCATGTGTGGGGGTTTTATACTTCAATCCATAGTtgagagaaaaatgtatttgaaagcCGTAGCTGTTTGAGAGAACAGAAACTGCCTTCGTTGGCTTTGGAAATCACTTTGCTGCGTTATTCATCTGATGGATCAGGCTGTGGAGGCTTTGCAGAGTGATCCTCAGACACACCTGAAGCAGACAGGGActgcattccctgctgctggtgtgggggaaggaggaaagagtTCTGCAGTGATTCCAGGTGCTCATTTAGGATTTTGGAACTGTTAAATCTAATTCCTGCCCTCCCACAGACTCCCAATTGAGTGTAGAAGAACTGTCTTTGTGAGTGATTTCCCTGTCCTGAAATGTGGCAAATAGAGCCCTTCCTTGGCCCAGGATCTtggaaaatacataaataaaattttatagcACGTGCGTTGAGTGCAGTGAAACATTTGGATACTCTGGGAATGGGAGAGTCACGTTCCTGCCTCACAACTGACAGTGGAAGGGCCCCAGGATATCAGAGGAGAAGGATGGCTTGGGAGGTAGCTCACAGGTAAAAGGAAAGTGCAAATGTCCATAAACCCTTCCTTGGGGTCAGATTGGCTCCCTGGCCAGAGAGATTTCTTTGGAAGGACTGAGCACCTTCTGTCGGGGTATTCTGAGCCAGGAGTGCTCTGGGCACAAGGagctgtcacagcccagctctgtgacAAGCACAAAGCCGCCCTGGCCCTCCAGGTGAACCAGCAGCCACCCCTCCTTGTGACCTGGTGGCAGGGTGAggtctcctccagccccagaggAACCTGCTGTCACACCTGAGTGTCAGGAACGTGGTGCTGAGACTCACAAAAAGCGGCAGAGGGGATGAGAGCACCGTCCCACCCCGGTGCTGAGTGAGGTGACCCTTGGAGAGGCCATTCCTGGTCAGGAGCGTTGAGCCACGTGTTTGTGAAGTGCCACAGGTCTCCCTTCTTGTGCACTGTCTCAATccttttccctggctttcaAGAGCACGACTCTTCTGCAGCCTTCCCTCCACCTGTGGATCCCCAAGCACTTCCCGAAGAGGCAgccaccaaaaccccaaacccctcttTGTATAAAGTCAGAACGATGGAATATTCCATGTTttaccccaaacccacctgccTCTCCCCACCTTGCGTGCACAGATGCGTGTGGAAAGGCAGTCTGGTGGAGTGGACAGTTCAGTGCCACTCACACGCAGGCAGTGAATAAAAGGATGGGGGAAAGATGCCTTTCTAAGGGAAATCAAAGCCCCACCTCAGTCAGAGCCTATCTCAAGTCACTTTTCTTCAGCTTGTCAAAGGCCACCCTCTCCTAAGGTTTCTCCTTCCTTCATCTTTCCATGAGCACTCAGTGTGCAGCAGACAATGCTTTTAGTctctttggctgctgctgctttaatttcctttattcctGCACCGTCTTCTCCATGTTGCTCCTATCTGACAATTAAGAATTTCATTCCCTTGCAGCACTGTAACCTCCAGCAGAATTATGTGGCCCAGAAGAAGCTGGGCACAGTAACATGGTTTATGTGGTGTGGGCCAATGGGCAGCAGAAGAGCCACGTCAGGTTTTTCAGTAATCTCTGTTCAGTATTATTTGCTGCTTGTTGAGAAGTACAGGACCCattgttttgtgaaaaaaaaagaagacagggttaagtaaaaaaaaaaaaaaattctgggaagGTGTGGGAGGTTTGCTAAAGAACAGTTGCTCAGTTATTCTCCTAATGTAAGAAAACACAGGCATCaggtttaaaagaaacaaaaagaagtctgcttttctgctttcacaCAAACTTGAAGAcaaattcacttttttaaaCTGCCTGCCAATTTAGTCCTTTCCAGCATCAAATCCCATCCCCATGGAAATGTGTGTATTTACTGCAGCCAGATCAGGAAttgtttaaatggaaaaagCCCCCTGGTCTGCAGGGAAAGAACTTTCTTCGAGTGTTTTATAGTTTTGCCTTCCTTGATGTCTCTGGCAAATTGCTGGACCTGCCAGGAGCacatcagctctgccaggaggggctgggagctgctctgccaagcTCTGCCTCCTGGAGTTCGTCACCTaaccccagcctggctcctgtgcAGCAAATCCCAGCCCCTAAATGTCACTGCCTGCCCCCAGTGTGTCATCTGGGCAGAGCTGAACATCAGCAGGGCTGACAAAACCTCTCTGCAAGGCTGATAATGCACTGACTCACAGCAGCTCGTGCAGTAGCCTGTCCTAAAGGAAGGCAGCTCTGTACAGAagtgacatttttattattctggCCTTGTTTAACCAAAGATGGTAAATGccaaagaaacagaacagtGCCTGTGACTATAAGAGGCAATTTCACCTCCTggctctctgtgctggagggagcagggattTAAGACTGGGGCTGAAATCTCTGGGAGATGCATGAACATATTTGCCATGATATGACAGAGATGTTTGTGTGCTTCCCAGTGAAGAGTTAACCAGGTCCTTACAGTTACACTGCGCCTTTCAGAGCCTCTTGTCATTTGGGCTAAAATTCCCTAGGGCAGTTAAAATCATAAAGGAGTGACAGTGAATTCCCTGGAAGATTCTCGTGCCTGGGATCTCCCATCCGTATCACAGATTTTACTGCTGAAGAATtaaggcagaaggaaaagcagtgatttGCTCAGAATTAGGAAATCCTGGAATCCTTTGGAGCAGAAAGCTGGATAGTGTGCAGCCATCCAAAGCTGTGCTCAAACTGCTAACCAGAAGCATTCAGTCTAAAGACTCTGAAGCAAAAAATCATATGCTTAATTCTTTTCAGTAACCACAGACTGAGGTTATGCTCATACTACAATGGGAGAGTTAAGGATGAAATATTGGTAGGAATTGTAAAGCCACTGAAGCTGTCAGTGAACTTCTtatccagcaggaatttctctgcTTTACTGGATCACTTGGAAGGTGTTCCTGAAGGTTTGCAGAGATGTTTCAGCTGAGCTGTTGTGGAGATGTTGCTGGCCCTGTGGGTGTTTTAGGTAAAAAGGTTCCTCTGTACATTTGTTAATGGGCAGCTCCTCAAACATGCTCCACCAGAGTGCTCTTGCCAGGGATTTAGGAATTTTGGTTGCTTTTCCTCTATTCTGTTCTTTGTAATAAGTTTCAAGAACTTTTTGATCTCTTTGGTGTGAATCTAGAACATGAAACCTTCTACTCTAGATTGAAATCTAAAACTGGATTGTTCTGTCACCCACGGTGCCAGTGAGAGCTTCAAATTTACTTTTAtaacaaaattatctttaatacgagtcttttaaaattaaaagcaacagGCAACACGTGCCTGGTTTTATATTTAGATTGATGACCAGCTTTTTAGTCCAAATGGAGTAATTTTAGATTAATCAATCAATGCAAACATGCAATGAGAATATTATTTGTAAGAAGGTAGTGAGGAGGTTCTTCACTACTTGATTCCCAGTGGATGAGGGGTTTCTTTCCCTATTAAAGAGGGGGGAAAGTGTGTGATTGTTCTGCCATGTGCCTTCACATATTGGGAAGTGGGAGTTAAGCTATGCCCTTGTAAATTTTCAGCATCTTGAACTTCACAGTACAGAGGGAGCCTGGCCAGTGGGTCTGGAGGTTTccactgcagcaggcagctgaggaTGTGTGAGCACACCCCGAGCCAGCTctcaggagggacagggacaggggaggggTGACTCTTCTGTCAAAATCCCCTGGAGGAAGGGAACACACAGCATTGGGATTATCTACCCCATGTCCAGGGCGGGTGGCGAACCCCAGCCCCCTGATTTCCCATCCCAGTCTCACGAATGCCCATTGCCTGCCCCTTGCCatggctgcagggctcagcagtgccctgtggctcagcagcaccctgaggctcagcagggctcagcagcaccctgaggctcagcagggctcagcagcaccctgaggctcagcagggctcagcagcaccctgaggctcagcagggctcagcagcaccctgaggctcagcagggctcagcagcaccctgaggctcagcagggctcagcagcaccctgaggctcagcagggctcagcagcaccctgaggctcagcagggctcagcagcaccctgaggctcagcagggctcagcagcaccctgaggctcagcagggctcagcagcaccctgaggctcagcagggctcagcagcaccctgaggctcagcagggctcagcagcaccctgaggctcagcagggctcagcagcaccctgaggctcagcagggctcagcagcaccctgaggctcagcagggctcagcagcaccctgaggctcagcagggctcagcagcaccctgaggctcagcagggctcagcagcaccctgaggctcagcagggctcagcagcaccctgaggctcagcagggctcagcagcaccctgaggctcagcagggctcagcagcaccctgaggctcagcagggctcagcagcaccctgaggctcagcagggctcagcagcaccctgaggctcagcagggctcagcagcaccctgaggctcagcagggctcagcagcaccctgaggctcagcagggctcagcagcaccctgaggctcagcagggctcagcagcaccctgaggctcagcagggctcagcagcaccctgaggctcagggctcagcaccctgaggctgctggcagcaccctgaggctctgctgggcacgGATGGcagtgctccctgcagagcagagccagcgGGGCTGGTTCCAGCCGCAGGCTGGGCCGCTTGCTTGGAGCAGAGATTGATGGTGACTTAGACAAGGGCCACGGTGAATTCTCTGCCGTTAACCAGACTTGGCTCCAGCCGAATGGAAGTGAAAATTTGTTGCTTCGTTTATTCATCctgcctctgcttccttccCGCCCACCCTTTGTGCTTTTTAATACCAAAAAGATGAAGCTACTTTGCTCAGTCTTAAAAATTGTCTTTCCCAAGATACTCTTAATTGTATCCCTACACCTTTTCTCATTCACAGGCGCATAAGAAGATTAAAGATAGAGGGAGCAGTAATAGATTTAGTTAGGTTTTAATAGGATTTGCAGAGGACAATGCAGGGAGTGAACGCCataaaaaatattgctgctctATCTTTGATATCCCTAAGGCTCCTTAGGTAGTCTTTGACAGAGATTTTTGTCTGTGCTCTGCATCCAGAGTCAAGGctctcattttttaaaggagTATCTAATCATCTCAGTAAACAGGATGTTACATTATAACTGGCAGAAAGCATTGCCGCCTTCATCTCGTGTTATTTATTTGTATCCTGGTAAGCACAACTCTGAATGTCGACTGTGGGCTTTTTAATAGCTCTCTGATGCATTCCTAAAAGTGCCCAGTGATTTTGTCTAATGTCAGGTGGAGCAAAGGAGTGAGGTCTGATAGATCTCATTAACAGCAGGCCTGGATTCATCACACCCTCACAAGGGATTCAAGATGCtcaattaaatgtttatttcacGTTTAAAGCCCAGGCTCACGAATGAACTTCCAGAAGGTGATTCAGCACTCCTGAAACCTGAACTATCCCTGGAGATGCCTTTCTCTGCTGACTGCAAGGGAAACCTTCATGCATAATTTAGACTCATGTGAGATTTAGGTAGGCAGTGGTGCTCAGAATTTACTCTTAATTTCTAAGTTTTCTCTTGATATGCACCCAAAACCCGAGGCATGAAAAAGCTCCAGTTGCTCCTGAAAAGATATTGATGTGTCTTTACTTTGTTCTGAGTTGTGATCTCAAGCAAATTTggtgcataaaaaaaaatctaaggacagaaagaaaaccccagaaTATTCCAAGGTATAACTGTTCCACGCCCCCACAGCGTGCCCATCACCCCGCTGGTGGCTGATGTGTGAAGGGCCTGGGTGTTtaattccagctgcagggctgtgtttaaCTGGGCTGTTGTGGGAGAAGTGTGAACCCTCCGAAAACAACCTCCTGATGGTCCAGACAGTGAAACAAAATGGCTTTTGTCTCTTTGCCTTCTGCCTGAAACTGTCTTTTCGTGTTGTGCAGCCCAGCCATGGCTGGAGATTCGCGGATCTTCATGAGCCAGGACATGGACGTCGGGGTGACGTCGCGGGAGCCCAAGAAGGTGCCCAAGCAGGCTCGGGACGACGTCCCCATCGCCACGGACAGGACGCGCCTCATCTCCGCCGAGGGCAAGAAGCCGCGGCAGCGCTACATGGAGAAGAGCGGCAAGTGCAACGTGCACCACGGCAACGTGCAGGAGACCTACCGGTACCTCAGCGACCTCTTCACCACCTTGGTGGACCTCAAGTGGCGCTTCAACCTGCTGGTCTTCACCATGGTCTACACCATCACCTGGCTGTTCTTCGGGTTCATCTGGTGGCTCATCGCCTACATCCGGGGAGACCTGGACCACCTGGAGGACGAGAACTGGATCCCCTGCGTGGAGAACCTCAGCGGCTTTGTGTCGGCGTTCCTGTTCTCCATCGAGACCGAGACCACCATCGGCTACGGCCACAGGGTCATCACGGAGAAGTGTCCCGAGGGCATCGTGCTGCTCCTGGTCCAGGCCATCCTGGGCTCCATCGTCAACGCCTTCATGGTGGGATGCATGTTCGTCAAGATCAGCCAGCCAAAGAAGAGGGCGGAGACCCTCATGTTCTCCAACAACGCCGTCATTTCCATGAGGGATGAGAAGCTCTGCCTCATGTTCCGCGTCGGGGACCTCCGCAACTCCCACATCGTCGAGGCTTCCATTCGAGCCAAACTGATTAAGTCCAAACAGACCAAAGAAGGAGAGTTTATTCCCCTGAATCAAACGGACATCAACGTGGGATTTGACACCGGAGACGACAGGTTGTTCTTGGTGTCCCCTCTCATCATCTCGCATGAGATCAATGAGAAAAGCCCCTTCTGGGAGATGTCCCGCacacagctggagaaggaggagtTTGAGATTGTGGTCATCCTGGAAGGAATGGTGGAAGCCACAGGTAAGGATCTGTCAGCAATCAGTCACAGTTTTGAGGAGGAAAGGGGCACAGTGCATTGTGGGCAGTTTGGCATTAGGATTTCACTGTCCATgtcagctggacagggagcaCGGTGAAGTTTATCCTTGGGCAGTGCCTGACTCAGGTGGGGTGTCTGAGATAACCAGTAGTGAAAAGTGGGGCCTTTAGCTCATGCTGTAGGGTTTCACCCTCTTTTTTGTAGTGTTTCACCCTCTTTTTTAAGCCTGGGATTGAGGTGAAGGGGTTAGTCTTGGGGCTGCCCATAATCACTAAGAACTGatccagaggagaaaaaaagcaatggaTTAAAGGAACTGTTGAGGTCTCTGGTGGTCCTGTTTCCTGTGATCAAAATTCATGGTGCAAATCTTTTCCCGTTTCTCCTCTGTAGTAAAGATTGGCTGGAACTGTGCTATTTTAGGTACTGCTGTGGTGCTGATTTTCATGGGGGCTATGAAGTGCCCAAGTTTCACTGCATCCCATAAAGCAGCACGTGCTGAGGCTGAATGACTTGCACGTGGTGCAGGACACACATCCCCAGAAGGAgctcaaagaggaaaaatacagaaactgcTTTTGTGACCCTGCAGCTGCTTACTGCTCAGACAAAGCTGGGTAATGGGAGATTAGGAGATATCCTCAGCCCATTCCCACTTTCCTCCTAGGGGAGCATTTGTGGCAGGCGATGAAAGAGATCTGTGTCCGTGTCTAGTGACTCTGGAAAAGTGGTGAGCTCGGCTTTCCATGGACGGGAAaggcagctgggggagggatGGGCACAGAGGCTCCTGgccacaggagctctgctgggcaggcagctgcacCTGGCAGTGGCACCACGGCTCATCTCCACCTGCATGAATCCCTTTGTTGCAGCCttggggaggagctggcagctcttcctgctgcacTTGCAGCACAGCGAGCGTGTCCAAGCCCTGAGATGCTCAGGCCCCTTGCAGGCAGGGTTTTCCAGCCTGGGGTGGGCAGAATGCCTTGACAGAATCAGGGTCTGCAGGGGAAAGGGCtacaggcagctctgaggagagaATTCTTGTTAAAGATGGACAAACAAAGTCAgagatgcaaagaaaaaaaagggttttatAAGCAGTTTTCCCCTTTGGTGTTTCAGGATTTTAGTTCTGAGCCCAGGGTTTTCCTGTGGGTGGtggttggattttgttttccatctcgATGAGGTTCTCTCTGAGTCATTAGCAGGGATTTTTAGCTTGTTACAAGCACTCAGTGGTGTCAGCACCTCGTCTCACAGATTCTGCCCCTTGCTGACTGTTAATGTTATCCCCTCCTGGAGATTTGCTCATTAGTCTCCCAACagccagaggaggaaaagtCTCCCAAATTCCTGCATCCCAAGCCTTTGCTTCCAAAGGCAGCAAAATTCAGTGTCCCAGAGTCTCCCTTCAGGTGATCAGCAGTAGCTGACTTTCCCAAAGAGAGCCGATGGGAGGTGATGGATGAGTGGCATTCCATTGGGGCTGGAATATGTGCTGTGCAAGTGGAATTCACCTGGCACTTCCAGGGAAAtgctcctccccagcagaaCATTGTAGAGACAGAGGAAGGGCCGGGTGGAAAAGGCTAGCAAAGGCAAGGATTTGTAACAGTGACTTATTCTGCAGCCTAAACATT
Proteins encoded:
- the KCNJ5 gene encoding G protein-activated inward rectifier potassium channel 4, whose translation is MAGDSRIFMSQDMDVGVTSREPKKVPKQARDDVPIATDRTRLISAEGKKPRQRYMEKSGKCNVHHGNVQETYRYLSDLFTTLVDLKWRFNLLVFTMVYTITWLFFGFIWWLIAYIRGDLDHLEDENWIPCVENLSGFVSAFLFSIETETTIGYGHRVITEKCPEGIVLLLVQAILGSIVNAFMVGCMFVKISQPKKRAETLMFSNNAVISMRDEKLCLMFRVGDLRNSHIVEASIRAKLIKSKQTKEGEFIPLNQTDINVGFDTGDDRLFLVSPLIISHEINEKSPFWEMSRTQLEKEEFEIVVILEGMVEATGMTCQARSSYMDTEVLWGHRFTPVLTLEKDFYEVDYNSFHSTYETHTPACCAKELAQSRREGQLLGHLPGLGQDTGTAREEQEQEQQEEEQEEEEEEEEEEGRDPAGQSGANGTAGQGKEEVPV